From one Chitinispirillales bacterium genomic stretch:
- the prfB gene encoding peptide chain release factor 2 has translation MFDIENRQKKINILEKQTVVPNFWNDAISAQKILKAIKNEKDFVEPWQNLKSDYDSLEEMFDFAVSENDVKMLEQITQHFSETIKNIGKLEFVRKLSGEDDKCDAIITIHSGAGGTESCDWADMLFRMYSRWIERHKYKSLILDYCEGEEAGIKSVSIEVRGEYLYGHLKSEIGVHRLVRISPFDSNARRHTSFASVYAYPIFEEVNEYEIDEKDIRVDTYRSSGAGGQHINKTDSAVRMTHIPTNIVVQCQNERSQVKNRESCIKMLKARVRQYYKEEDEKKLADKLEGKKKIEWGSQIRSYVLHPYNMVKDLRTGYETSNTTAVLDGEIDDFIEKFLLEFS, from the coding sequence ATCTTTGACATTGAAAATCGACAGAAAAAAATAAACATACTCGAAAAACAAACCGTCGTCCCAAATTTCTGGAACGATGCGATATCAGCGCAAAAAATTCTGAAAGCGATAAAAAACGAAAAAGATTTTGTCGAACCGTGGCAAAATCTGAAATCGGATTATGACAGTTTAGAAGAAATGTTTGATTTTGCCGTTTCTGAAAACGACGTAAAAATGCTTGAACAGATTACACAGCATTTTTCGGAAACGATAAAGAATATCGGGAAGTTGGAATTTGTTCGCAAACTTTCCGGCGAAGACGATAAATGCGATGCGATAATCACTATTCACAGCGGCGCGGGAGGTACGGAATCGTGCGATTGGGCTGATATGCTTTTTAGAATGTATTCTCGCTGGATAGAGCGGCACAAATATAAATCTTTGATTCTTGATTATTGCGAAGGCGAAGAGGCGGGGATAAAAAGCGTTTCGATTGAAGTAAGAGGCGAGTATTTGTATGGGCATTTGAAATCGGAAATAGGCGTTCACCGATTAGTCAGAATCTCGCCGTTTGACTCAAACGCAAGACGGCACACATCGTTTGCAAGCGTTTATGCTTATCCCATATTTGAAGAGGTTAACGAATACGAAATAGATGAAAAAGATATCCGCGTCGATACATATCGTTCAAGCGGCGCCGGCGGGCAGCATATAAACAAAACCGATTCCGCCGTCAGAATGACGCACATACCGACTAATATTGTCGTTCAATGCCAAAACGAACGCTCTCAAGTAAAAAACCGCGAATCGTGTATAAAAATGTTAAAAGCAAGAGTTAGACAGTATTATAAAGAAGAAGATGAAAAAAAATTGGCGGACAAACTGGAAGGAAAAAAGAAGATAGAATGGGGAAGTCAAATACGTTCTTATGTTCTGCATCCGTACAATATGGTAAAAGATCTTAGAACCGGCTATGAAACCTCAAATACGACCGCCGTTCTTGACGGAGAGATAGATGATTTTATTGAAAAATTCCTGTTGGAATTTTCTTAA